GAACGCAGGGAAGACATTCCCCTGCTATTCAACCATTTTGCCCAAGCCGCCGCTGAGCGCTTAGGGCGCAAGGCCCCGGTGCTAAGCGGCGCCGAGTTGAGTCACCTGCTCAGCCACGACTGGCCAGGCAATGTCCGCGAGCTGGGTAACGCAGCCGAACGTCAGGTGCTGGGGTTGAGCCATTGGCAACCAAACGCTGTCGAGTCGGGGCAATCGCTGGCGGCGCAGCAAGAGGCTTTCGAAGCCCATTGCCTGCGGGCGGCTCTGGTTCGGCACAAAGGCGACATTAGGGCTGTGCTCGGTGAACTGCAGTTGCCGCGCAGAACCCTTAACGAAAAAATGCAGCGCCACGGTCTGCAACGGGAAATGTTTCTACCAAGCATCGACTAGCCGTCCTGATCGGCAACTTTCCGCTTACCAACATCCTTCCAGCAAGCGGATTCTTGCCGAAAAATAATTAATAACCCCTCTAGACCGGCCCTCAACGGCCTGGCACAGCTCCTGCTAAGAGACTGTCAGGCTGCACTCGCATGCGCCCCACTAAAAACAATGACTTACAAGGATTCTTAATGGACACCTCCAACACTCTGTCTGAAGGGTCGGCTGCTGCGCCGGTCAAAGAACGAACCACCGGCAGTCGTCTGAAATCAATTTTCAGTGGCTCGGTTGGCAACATGGTCGAGTGGTACGACTGGTACGTTTACGCCGCGTTCTCACTGTACTTCGCCAAATCATTCTTCCCGCAAGGCGACACCACTGCACAGCTACTCAACACCGCCGCGATCTTCGCCGTGGGATTTTTAATGCGCCCGATCGGCGGCTGGCTGATGGGTATGTACGCCGACCGCAAGGGACGCAAAGCGGCGCTCATGGCGTCGGTGCTGTTGATGTGCTTTGGTTCATTGATCATCGCGTTGACCCCCAGCTATGCCGTTATCGGTGTCGGCGCCCCGGTGCTGTTGGTGTTTGCCCGCCTGCTGCAAGGTTTGTCGGTGGGTGGCGAGTACGGCACCTCTGCCACTTACCTCAGCGAGATGGCCACTAAAGAGCGTCGCGGTTTCTTCTCCAGCTTCCAGTACGTCACCTTGATTTCCGGGCAGCTCATCGCGCTGGGCGTATTGATCGTATTGCAACAAACCTTAACGACTGAACAGCTGTATTCGTGGGGCTGGCGTATTCCGTTCGTCATCGGCGCGCTGTGTGCCGTGGTCGCGCTGTACCTGCGTCGTGGCATGGAAGAAACCGAATCATTCACCAAGAAGAAAAAGCCAAAAGAAAGCGCGATGCGAACCTTGATGCGTCATCCGAAGGAATTGATGACGGTGGTCGGCCTGACCATGGGTGGCACCTTGGCGTTTTATACCTACACCACCTATATGCAGAAGTATCTGGTAAACACGGTTGGCATGAGCATCACCGACTCCACCACCATCTCGGCAGCCACGCTCTTTTTGTTCATGTGCCTGCAGCCACTGGTTGGAGCGCTGTCGGATAAAATCGGCCGACGTCCGATCCTGATCGCATTTGGTCTGCTGGGTACGCTGTTTACCGTGCCAATCCTGACCACGTTGCACACCGTACAAAGTTGGTGGGGTGCGTTCTTCCTGATCATGGCCGCGCTGATCATCGTCAGCGGTTACACCTCGATCAACGCCGTAGTGAAAGCCGAGCTGTTCCCGACTGAAATCCGCGCACTGGGTGTAGGCCTGCCGTATGCGCTGACCGTTTCGATCTTCGGCGGCACCGCTGAATACATCGCCCTGTGGTTCAAAAGCATTGGCATGGAGACCGGTTACTACTGGTACGTCACGGCCTGCATCGCCGTTTCGTTGCTGGTGTATGTTTTCATGAAAGACACCCGCACACATTCGCGAATTGAAACCGACTAACGCTTGGTCGGTATCGAGCTAAGAAGCGGCGACTACCGTTAAGGGGTCGTCTCTTTTACGTTTTGCCTCCCCAGACGCCTTTGGTGTAAGGCGAGTCCATGACTATTAATATTGGCAATAATTGGTAACACCCGGAATGAGTTTTTAAAAGTAACCGGCGGCGTAGCATCCACACCTACCCATTCACCCGTTAACAGCAGCCTGGAACACCCAATTCGATGGGTGCTGACTAGATTCCTGTTGAGGGCTCTGACTCGATAGGTGCATATCATGTTGCTGCTAATGGCATTAATTACATCAGTGCAAACCACGTTGCTTTTGATGGTTCTTACCACTTTTCTGCTGACCGGACTGTTGCTGACTGCGCTGCTTACGTGGGCATTGAAGGCTTAGAACCGACGATAAATTACGACTTAGCCCGCGTAACTGTGGCGTTGTATCTATTCTGCGCTCCCTACCTGGCCCGACGATCAATCGGGCTTTATTTTGCCTGCTGAAAAGTTCACTACAAAACTCACGATAACGGCTGAAACGTTTCTTCAGGCCCTTAAATGGCCGTTAACCAGCTGATTTATAAGAATAATTACCTACTATTAATTCTAACGATAATCGATAGCATGCTTATTAGCTTCTTAACCAAACCCAGCGGCGTAACATTCACTCCATCGCAACGCAGACCACCCACTGATTCGGAGTACCCATAATGAAAACTTCAAAACTGATTTTCGGCATCGCTTTCTCGGTACTGGCAAGCACCACCTTCGCTCTGCCGGCGTTAGCAGAAGGCGGCTCGGCTCATACCAATGCAAGCGCGGCCCGCGTTACTTCTGACGGTGCAGACCACGTTGGCGCCAGTCGCCTCGCTTCTGACGGCGCTGACCATGTAGGTGCGAACCGTGTAAGTTCTGATGGTGCCGACCACGTTGGTGCAAACCGTCTTGCTTCAGACGGCGCTGATCATGTTGGCGCAAACCGTGTAAGTTCTGACGGCGCTGACCACGTTGGTGCGAACCGTCTTGCTTCAGACGGCGCTGACCATGTTGGCGCAAACCGCACAAGCTAATCGACTCAATTACTTCTCCCAGCCCGGCTTCTGCCGGGCTTAATTTTGGGCGGTATGAAAGTCTGGAAAACAGGGCTATTGCCTTGCAATATGAGCGACTTAATCTTAGCAACTGCTGTCACTAGGGAGCCCTTTATGTCAGACGATATTCACTTCTACGAACCTGCCAACGGCCATGGTCTACCCCATGATCCGTTCAATGCGATCATCGGACCCAGACCCATTGGCTGGATTTCTTCGCAGGATGCCCAAGGCCGCTTGAATCTCGCCCCTTATAGTTTTTTTAACGGTTTCAATTACACACCTCCGATCATTGGCTTCAGCAGCATCGGTCGTAAAGACAGCCTGAATAATATTGAGCAGACCGGTGAGTTCGTCTGGAATTTGGCGACGTGGTCGTTGGCTGAAGCGATGAACCAAAGCTGCGCCTCCGTACCGCCGGAGGTTGATGAGTTTAAGTTGGCGAACCTCACTCCGGTCGCATCGCGCATCGTCAAAGCGCCGCGTGTGCTGGAGACACCGGTTTCGTTCGAGTGCAAGGTCACGCAGATCATCCAGCTGCAACGCGCCGACAAGGAATTGATACCCACGTGGCTGGTGCTTGGTGAAGTAGTCGCGGTTCACATTGCTAAGTCGATGCTAAAAGACGGCATTTACGATACGGCGTCTGCAGAACATATTTTGCGCGGAGGCGGACCGGCGGATTACTTCAAGATTGATCCCGCATCGCTGTTCAAGATGTACCGCCCCAAAAGCTGATTCGATTTAAAACACCAGCTCGCCGTCCGCATCGACATCGACCAATCGCGCCAACTCTTCAGCAGCGGCATGGTCGGCGTCATGCGCGGTTTTGAACTTCTGATCACCAAGTACACGATGAAAACGTGGCGCACCCCCGGCATGGCGAGCTTTCACCGCAATCGCTGCGCTGTAACCACCGTCGCCCGGCATAACGGCAGACACCGCCTCGACGTCTTTAAATTCTTTACGTGCCATGCAAATCACCCTGCCCAATTTATCGAATGCGGCGATTCTAAACAATTTTGCGAACAATGAATGAAACGCTAATCAACTGGCCAACTGCCGCAGGGGTGCCTGATATTCAGTTTTTTTTGACTAGAAGAGACGTGCTTGAAGGTCTGAAAGTCCAGGATGCCGACAATTAATTGCTGAACCACTTCGGCAAAAACGTTCAGCGCCGCAGTTGCGAACCAAGCGGCCATCGCAATTCAGTCGAGAATACAGCCGCCAATTCCGTGCACCGACCTCCCGCGACCTGGCGCGGTAGCGCCAAAGCGTTTGATCGCACTTGCCTTCAAGCCGCCAGAACGCGACACGCTTCAGCGGGAATGGTGACTGAGACTGGGTGACCGATGGCGAGCCCGAAGCATTGGCTTGGGGTGCTCAAGGCCGTCAGCGAAACACCCGCGCACTCGACAGTGGTTTCGATAGTCGCGCCGATGTCGCGCACAAAAGTCACAGTGCCTAGTAATCGGTTACCCGCTGTTGGCAATGGCGGTGACAATTGCAGGTCTTCAGGACGCACCAACATTTTGATCTGGGCGCCGACGGCGATGCTGCTGCTGATCGGTACGTCCAGCGCCTCACCAGTAGGAAGGCCGACCCGACCTTCACCCAACGCAGTGGCCAGAAAAATATTTCCAGAACCTATAAAGTCGGCGACAAATTCATTGGCCGGGTTGCGATAGATCTCAATCGGCGTACCTACCTGCTGCACCCGGTTTTGCCCCAACACGACCACGATATCGGCCATGGTCATGGCTTCGCGTTGGTCGTGGGTTACCAGAATCGTGGTGATATTGAGCCGTTGTTGCAGTTGCCGAATTTCTACTTGCATCGACTCGCGCAGCTTGGCGTCGAGCGCCGACAGAGGCTCATCGAGCAACAGCAGCTTTGGGTGCGACGCAATCGCCCGAGCAATGGCTACCCGCTGGCGCTGTCCGCCGGAGAGCTTCGCGACTGGGCGGTCGATCATCGCCTGCAATTGAATCAGCTCCAGCAGTTCCTTTACCCGGCCCTGTTGGTCCGCTTTGTTCACACCGCGCAGTTTCAGCGGATAGGCGATGTTTTCACCGACCGTCATGTGCGGAAACAGCGCCAGTGATTGGAAGACCATGCCGAAATTGCGTTGGTGCGCTGGGGTGTGGCTGACGTCTTCGCCGTCGAGACGAATCTCGCCGCTGGTTAAGGTTTCCAGACCGGCGATCATCCGCAGCAAAGTGGTTTTGCCACAGCCAGACGGGCCGAGAAAACATACCAACTTGCCCTCTGGCAAGTGCAGATTGACGTCGGTCACCGCGCAAGCCGAGCCGTAATATTTCTCGACGTTTTCCAGAATCAATCCGGTCATTTATGTAAGCCTCAAAAAAACTAAAACGAAACGCCACCTTCACCAACCAGCTTCTCCAGCGCCCAAATCAGGACGAAGTCGATCAGCACGATCAGTACGGCAAACGAGAATACGGTGGGGTCCAGCGATGAGACCGTACGGCTGTACATCCAGATCGGTACGGTCATGACGTCGATGTTGTAGAGAAAGTAGGTCACAGTGAATTCGTTGAAGGAGACGATAAACGCCAGCAACATTCCGGCAAGAATCCCGGATTTCATCAATGGAACCACTACATCGAAGATAGCTCGCAACGGTGAAGCACCGAGCATTTGCGCTGCCTCTTCCACCTCGCTGCCAATCGACATCATCGCCGCGGTGCAGTTTTTCACCACGAATGGCAGCGCCAGGATCACGTGAGCAATCACCAGGCGCGAAGTGTTTATCTGGAACGGCAAGCTGTCGAAAATCAGCAGCAGTGCCAAGCCCAGCACCACCATCGGGAACACCAATGGCAACGACATCAGTTGTAGCGCTATGCCTTTGCCACGAAATTCGCAGCGGGTCAGTGCATAGGAAGCCGGCACCGCCACGGCGGTAGCCAGAATCATGGTCAAGCAAGCGACCCATAGGCTCGTGGCCATGGCTTTGCCGAGGCTCAGGACATCACTGGCATCGGGAGATACGAACGTCTGCCAAGCCGCTTTGTACCATTGCAGGCTGTAGCTGCTGGGCGGAAAATCGAGGTTGGATGCGCCACTGAACGACATGACAATCATGGTCAGGATCGGCAGTACCGCCAGCAAAAGAATCAAGCCAGAGAGCAAGCCCGCAAAGCGCCCGGTATCACCGGGCAATACCGGCTGGAAGCGAAAACGAGCTTTTGAAGAACGGCTCATTGCGAGGCCTCCAACAGACGACGGCGACGACCCGCAAAATATTCGGAAAGGGTCATGATCGCCAGCGTGGTGACGATCAAAACCACACCTGCTGCCGAGGCGGCGGGCCAGTTCATCAGCGGTGCGATTTGGTCGTGGACCATCACCGCCAACATCGGTACTCGCCTGCCGCCAAGCAACAACGGTACGACAAAGCTACTGGCGTTGTAGGCGAAAACCAAAGTGGCGCCAGTGATAATTCCCGGCAAACTCATCGGCAATATCACTTGGCGAAACACTTGAAAGCGGCTGGCGCCTAGGGTTGCGGCAGCCTCTTCATAGCTGCGAGAAACGCCACGCATGGCGCTGGCGATTGGCAGTACAGCGAGTGGAAAAGCCGTTTGCACCAAGCCCATCAGCACACCGTTTTGGTTATACAGCAGCATTACCGGACGGGTAATGACGCCGAGGCCGATCAAGGATTTGTTGAGCATTCCGCCCGGCCCGAGAATCACCAACCAGCCATAACTTTGCAGCAGTAGGTTGACCAGTAACGGCAGCAGGACAGCCGCCAGAAATACTCGGCGCAAGAACGGCGATTGCAGGCGCGACATGGTGTAGCCCACCGGAATCGCCAGCACCACCGCGATGGCGGCACTGAACAACGCCAGTCGCAAGGTCAGCAGCAGTGATTTCAAGTAATAGGGCTCAGCCAATTGCGCGTAGCTGGCAAGGCTGAAACCGGTCCATTCCGCGCCTTTGGTTCCCACGCTCATGCGCAACACTAACAAGCTCGCTGCGATCAGTACGGCGAGGAACAGCATCGACGGCGTGAGAAAAAGCCAAGCGCGTAGCGTGGTAGAAATCGGTTTGGCACCGTGCCGCGAAGGCGTAGTAACCGCGCGGATCGAAGGGTGGTTTTGCATAGCAATAATCTCGTGTGAGATGGATTACAGCAGCGATACCGCCATCGCGAGCAAGCCTGCGCCTGTTCGCGATGAGCACATCAGGAAGAGAAAATCTCGGTGTAACGACGAATCCACTGGTCATGCACCGTCGCCAGAAAGGCGTTGTCGTGCATGATCGCTTTGTCGGCGATTTGTTCCGGGGTGAGGATGTATGGGCTCTTGCGCGCTTCAGCCGAGATGACGGCCTTGGCGTTGACCGGGCCATTGTAGATGTCTTCAGTCATCTTGCCCTGCACCACTGGGTCCAGAGAATGGTTGATAAAGGCGTATGCCAAGTCAGTATCGCCTGGACGGTTTTTCGGCATAACGGTCTGCATCAAGTCAGTGTAAAAGCCTTCTTTCATGCCGAACGTAGCGCCCAAGCCGTAGGCAGGATCGCGAAGTTGTTTCGGAAAAAAAGCAGGGGCATACAAGCCACCCATGTCCAGCGAACCGGTGCGGAACAATTCGGCGATCTGGTTAGGGTTCTCGCCAAGGGTCACTACACGGTCTTTAAGTTCGGCGAGCTTTTTGAAACCCGGCTCAACGTTGTGCTCGTCACCACCGGCCAATTTGGCGGCGATGATGATCAGGTCCATGGCCTCGGTCCAGTTGGGCGGCGGCAGAAAAATACTTGGTGCCAGATCCTTGTCCCACAGCGCAGCGTAGCTATCGGGGGCTTCTTTCACGGTGCGGGTGCTGTAAATCAGGCTGTTGCACCAGAGCAAGTAGCCGATGCCATGACCATTGGCGCCGGTGCGGTATTTCTCCGGGACGTCGACGATGTTGGGAATACGGTTAAGGTCTGGTTTTTCCAGCAGACCGGCGGCGGCCAAGCCTTCTGCGCCCACGCCCGCCAAGGTGATGATGTCGTATTGCGGGCGATCCCCACCGGCTTTGAGTTTGGCAACCATCTCTGAGGTGCTGCCGGTTCGGTCAGCGATGACCTTGGCGCCGGTTTTAGCTTCGAAGGTCGCTGCTATGTTGCGCAACGCTGCCAACCCGGTGTCATCGGACCACGTCAGTAAGCGCAAGGTTTTGCCTTGAAACTGGTTTTCGCTGGCGCTCGCCCGGATAAACGGCATGGACATCGCTGCGGCGGCAACCGATGCAACACCCACCGTCTTGATGAATTGCCTTCTGTTCAGATCATGCTCGCCCATGACGGACTCCGTTGCTTTCTTAAGTGAGGTGATCGCGTCTTCGCCCCAGGCTGAGTGCGCGCGCCCGATCAGCTACAGCACCCGTAAATCGAGGGTTTAGCTGAGTTGACGGGGTCATCCTGAGGCGACGAGAAAGAGGCAACAATCGAAAGTTTGTCATCGAAGCCATGTGTCAAACGCATGCCTCGAAAGAAGGCATGCGTTTGCTGTTATCGAGCTTCTAGACGCTTCTGATGATGTGTTTTATTTCCTGGAAAGCGTGCAACCCCCATGGCCCC
The nucleotide sequence above comes from Pseudomonas sp. AB6. Encoded proteins:
- a CDS encoding MFS transporter — its product is MDTSNTLSEGSAAAPVKERTTGSRLKSIFSGSVGNMVEWYDWYVYAAFSLYFAKSFFPQGDTTAQLLNTAAIFAVGFLMRPIGGWLMGMYADRKGRKAALMASVLLMCFGSLIIALTPSYAVIGVGAPVLLVFARLLQGLSVGGEYGTSATYLSEMATKERRGFFSSFQYVTLISGQLIALGVLIVLQQTLTTEQLYSWGWRIPFVIGALCAVVALYLRRGMEETESFTKKKKPKESAMRTLMRHPKELMTVVGLTMGGTLAFYTYTTYMQKYLVNTVGMSITDSTTISAATLFLFMCLQPLVGALSDKIGRRPILIAFGLLGTLFTVPILTTLHTVQSWWGAFFLIMAALIIVSGYTSINAVVKAELFPTEIRALGVGLPYALTVSIFGGTAEYIALWFKSIGMETGYYWYVTACIAVSLLVYVFMKDTRTHSRIETD
- a CDS encoding flavin reductase family protein; its protein translation is MSDDIHFYEPANGHGLPHDPFNAIIGPRPIGWISSQDAQGRLNLAPYSFFNGFNYTPPIIGFSSIGRKDSLNNIEQTGEFVWNLATWSLAEAMNQSCASVPPEVDEFKLANLTPVASRIVKAPRVLETPVSFECKVTQIIQLQRADKELIPTWLVLGEVVAVHIAKSMLKDGIYDTASAEHILRGGGPADYFKIDPASLFKMYRPKS
- a CDS encoding ABC transporter ATP-binding protein; this translates as MTGLILENVEKYYGSACAVTDVNLHLPEGKLVCFLGPSGCGKTTLLRMIAGLETLTSGEIRLDGEDVSHTPAHQRNFGMVFQSLALFPHMTVGENIAYPLKLRGVNKADQQGRVKELLELIQLQAMIDRPVAKLSGGQRQRVAIARAIASHPKLLLLDEPLSALDAKLRESMQVEIRQLQQRLNITTILVTHDQREAMTMADIVVVLGQNRVQQVGTPIEIYRNPANEFVADFIGSGNIFLATALGEGRVGLPTGEALDVPISSSIAVGAQIKMLVRPEDLQLSPPLPTAGNRLLGTVTFVRDIGATIETTVECAGVSLTALSTPSQCFGLAIGHPVSVTIPAEACRVLAA
- a CDS encoding ABC transporter permease, translating into MSRSSKARFRFQPVLPGDTGRFAGLLSGLILLLAVLPILTMIVMSFSGASNLDFPPSSYSLQWYKAAWQTFVSPDASDVLSLGKAMATSLWVACLTMILATAVAVPASYALTRCEFRGKGIALQLMSLPLVFPMVVLGLALLLIFDSLPFQINTSRLVIAHVILALPFVVKNCTAAMMSIGSEVEEAAQMLGASPLRAIFDVVVPLMKSGILAGMLLAFIVSFNEFTVTYFLYNIDVMTVPIWMYSRTVSSLDPTVFSFAVLIVLIDFVLIWALEKLVGEGGVSF
- a CDS encoding ABC transporter permease is translated as MLFLAVLIAASLLVLRMSVGTKGAEWTGFSLASYAQLAEPYYLKSLLLTLRLALFSAAIAVVLAIPVGYTMSRLQSPFLRRVFLAAVLLPLLVNLLLQSYGWLVILGPGGMLNKSLIGLGVITRPVMLLYNQNGVLMGLVQTAFPLAVLPIASAMRGVSRSYEEAAATLGASRFQVFRQVILPMSLPGIITGATLVFAYNASSFVVPLLLGGRRVPMLAVMVHDQIAPLMNWPAASAAGVVLIVTTLAIMTLSEYFAGRRRRLLEASQ
- a CDS encoding ABC transporter substrate-binding protein, translated to MGEHDLNRRQFIKTVGVASVAAAAMSMPFIRASASENQFQGKTLRLLTWSDDTGLAALRNIAATFEAKTGAKVIADRTGSTSEMVAKLKAGGDRPQYDIITLAGVGAEGLAAAGLLEKPDLNRIPNIVDVPEKYRTGANGHGIGYLLWCNSLIYSTRTVKEAPDSYAALWDKDLAPSIFLPPPNWTEAMDLIIIAAKLAGGDEHNVEPGFKKLAELKDRVVTLGENPNQIAELFRTGSLDMGGLYAPAFFPKQLRDPAYGLGATFGMKEGFYTDLMQTVMPKNRPGDTDLAYAFINHSLDPVVQGKMTEDIYNGPVNAKAVISAEARKSPYILTPEQIADKAIMHDNAFLATVHDQWIRRYTEIFSS